One segment of Aerosakkonema funiforme FACHB-1375 DNA contains the following:
- a CDS encoding phytoene desaturase family protein translates to MNTIQSDRHYDIILIGSGMGALTVASLMAQLQGKRVLVLERHFKAGGFTHSFQRQKFHWDVGIHYVGQMNESSSVRQLFDLVTRKGVQWNKMPEPFEKFVYPDFQFALYGNKERYIADLLRLFPTEEKAIRHYFKDLSKAANALFLHSLRQNGTALFQVMGWLGKIVNRFPLNLTTQAYLDSHFQNPQLKALLASQWGTYGLPPAQSSFAVHATIVNHYLDGGYYPVGGAGTIAKSVEKIVEEHGGKFLLNREVTEILIENNRAVGVRVRKVNTKDVIEEYYAPAIISNAGAATTYLKLIPSNYPIPFRESLRRFMQQHPPATNVTLYLGLSSDPRQLGFQGENHWIYEDTDHNKVYGDRANWIHTGKPLQAYLSFPSLKDPKATTHTAEIITWADYDEFVKWREQPWLHRDRDYQTLKQGISQALIDLVDRHYPGFANLVEYCEVSTPITNEHFTAHPQGGIYGIAAVTERFQAENAAWMKAKTPLEGLYLTGADLVGGGIVPATIAGAITIAHIPGGIPLAQTFTTAAKFGKHEVTAQPLLVSNRVH, encoded by the coding sequence GTGAACACTATACAGTCAGATCGGCACTACGACATAATTCTGATCGGTTCCGGCATGGGTGCGCTAACAGTCGCCAGCTTAATGGCACAACTACAAGGCAAGCGAGTTCTAGTTTTAGAACGTCACTTCAAAGCCGGAGGATTTACTCACTCCTTCCAACGCCAAAAATTTCATTGGGATGTCGGCATTCACTATGTTGGGCAAATGAATGAAAGTTCATCGGTGCGGCAATTGTTCGATTTAGTGACGCGCAAAGGCGTGCAATGGAACAAAATGCCCGAACCGTTTGAGAAATTCGTTTATCCTGACTTTCAGTTTGCTCTCTATGGCAACAAAGAACGCTACATAGCAGATTTACTTCGCCTCTTTCCCACAGAAGAAAAAGCCATTCGCCACTATTTCAAAGATCTATCCAAAGCCGCTAACGCTTTGTTTTTGCACAGCCTGCGACAAAATGGTACGGCTTTGTTTCAGGTGATGGGATGGTTGGGGAAAATAGTAAATCGTTTTCCGTTAAATCTCACAACGCAAGCTTATTTGGATAGTCACTTCCAAAATCCTCAACTGAAAGCATTACTCGCTTCTCAATGGGGAACCTATGGATTGCCTCCCGCCCAAAGTTCTTTTGCAGTTCACGCTACGATTGTCAATCACTACTTGGATGGAGGCTACTATCCGGTAGGCGGTGCGGGAACAATTGCGAAAAGCGTTGAGAAAATTGTGGAAGAACACGGTGGTAAGTTCCTTTTAAATCGAGAAGTCACCGAGATTTTAATTGAGAATAACCGCGCCGTTGGTGTGCGAGTCAGGAAAGTCAACACAAAAGATGTTATAGAAGAGTATTACGCACCTGCGATTATTTCTAATGCTGGGGCTGCTACTACTTATCTGAAACTGATTCCATCCAATTATCCGATTCCATTTCGAGAGTCTTTGCGTAGATTTATGCAGCAGCATCCACCAGCAACGAATGTGACGCTTTATCTGGGATTATCGTCCGACCCGCGTCAGTTAGGTTTTCAAGGCGAAAATCACTGGATTTACGAAGACACCGATCATAATAAAGTGTATGGCGATCGCGCTAATTGGATACATACTGGCAAACCATTGCAAGCATACCTTTCCTTTCCATCTCTCAAAGACCCCAAAGCAACAACTCATACGGCTGAAATTATTACTTGGGCAGATTACGATGAGTTTGTCAAGTGGCGAGAACAGCCTTGGTTGCATCGAGACCGAGATTACCAAACTCTCAAGCAAGGTATTAGTCAGGCGTTGATAGATTTAGTCGATCGGCATTATCCTGGATTTGCTAATTTAGTCGAATACTGCGAAGTTTCTACTCCTATTACGAACGAACATTTTACCGCACATCCCCAAGGCGGAATTTACGGAATTGCTGCGGTGACAGAACGTTTCCAAGCCGAAAATGCAGCGTGGATGAAAGCAAAAACCCCTTTAGAAGGGTTATATCTTACTGGCGCGGATTTAGTAGGAGGAGGTATTGTACCAGCGACGATCGCAGGAGCTATAACGATCGCTCATATTCCCGGTGGAATTCCGCTTGCTCAAACATTTACTACAGCTGCTAAATTTGGCAAGCATGAAGTAACTGCACAACCGCTGTTAGTATCAAATCGCGTTCATTAA